A section of the Stenotrophomonas sp. 364 genome encodes:
- a CDS encoding Slp family lipoprotein has product MKIQILLPLAASLALAACATAPKPLQGQFSMVSPRDAVPTQQVGTPVRWGGRIIETNPAQGQTCFQMISRPLNGSGRPSTTSADASDGRFVACRAGFYDPAVFEPGRDVTFIGKIAGYENTRIGEYDYRLPKLDADVIYLWPEQRQVDVVPAYPYGPWGPGWGPGWGYRGWGWW; this is encoded by the coding sequence ATGAAGATCCAGATTCTGCTTCCCCTCGCTGCTTCGCTGGCGCTGGCCGCCTGCGCGACCGCGCCCAAACCGCTGCAAGGCCAGTTCAGCATGGTCAGCCCGCGCGATGCGGTGCCCACCCAGCAGGTGGGTACCCCGGTGCGCTGGGGCGGCCGCATCATCGAAACCAATCCGGCCCAGGGCCAGACCTGTTTCCAGATGATCTCGCGCCCGCTCAACGGCAGTGGCCGCCCGAGCACCACCTCGGCCGACGCCAGCGACGGCCGTTTCGTGGCCTGCCGCGCCGGCTTCTACGACCCGGCCGTGTTCGAACCGGGTCGCGATGTGACCTTCATCGGCAAGATCGCCGGCTACGAGAACACCCGCATCGGCGAATACGACTACCGCCTGCCCAAGCTGGACGCCGATGTGATCTACCTGTGGCCGGAACAGCGCCAGGTGGACGTGGTGCCAGCCTACCCGTACGGGCCGTGGGGTCCGGGCTGGGGCCCGGGCTGGGGCTACCGCGGCTGGGGCTGGTGGTAA
- a CDS encoding glycosyltransferase family 39 protein: protein MQGEQRARTIFLLLWTLVTAVKLVIAARLPLFVDEAFYWQEGQHLAAAYSDLPGLTAWLSRLGVELGGAHVLAQRLPFLAIGAALPWLVSRIATRWFGAVAGWQAGSLTLLMPLSGTLGILAVPDVPMALAAVLCLDAGARLLRTVDAASAVKLALGLMIGALSHYRFIGVIVVGFIALLLLPQGRRMLRDPRVWVALAVGVLAWLPLLSWNADNQDAGLKFQVVERHPWAFEWSGLWFLVIQPMLVTPILCMAMWKVALAGTRSGGGARAQWRYFGLVGAVSTVAIFGLGFFTDVERISFHWPLPGYLALLVAVPVVLNGWPRWLRRTGWWLAGTGLALAFGYYLMASTPSLREQLAGDKYYPRNFAGWEPLAAAVRDELSGMPEGTRVLAGNFKVGAELGFQLRDPSIEVLRHPLNDKHGRSAQLGLWGLLHDGQRNAPMLLVLSPSDQRYRDLLQRYHAVCEQVGPLPPPRVVSNDHGYQRFLLFKLPAERASGPCVTPAMAWIDTPQADATVAGVVEVRGWAFKDGVGLSRVEVLLDGKAVAEAEYGRLYDITSFWTNSNDPQHPNVGFSARIDTRGLAPGRHWLGLRLHGRDGSVEAWQEQVLQVPAR from the coding sequence ATGCAGGGCGAACAACGCGCACGCACGATTTTTCTGCTGTTGTGGACGCTGGTCACCGCGGTGAAGCTGGTGATCGCCGCGCGTCTGCCGTTGTTCGTGGACGAAGCGTTCTACTGGCAGGAAGGCCAGCATCTGGCGGCGGCCTATTCCGACCTGCCGGGGCTGACCGCATGGCTGTCGCGGCTCGGGGTGGAGCTGGGGGGCGCGCACGTGCTGGCCCAGCGCCTGCCGTTCCTGGCCATCGGCGCTGCGCTGCCGTGGTTGGTCTCGCGTATTGCCACGCGCTGGTTCGGCGCCGTGGCCGGCTGGCAGGCCGGCAGCCTGACGTTGCTGATGCCGTTGTCGGGCACGCTGGGCATCCTGGCGGTGCCGGACGTGCCGATGGCGCTGGCGGCGGTGCTGTGCCTGGACGCCGGCGCGCGCCTGCTGCGCACTGTGGACGCAGCCTCTGCGGTGAAGCTGGCGCTGGGCCTGATGATCGGCGCGCTCAGCCATTACCGTTTCATCGGCGTGATCGTGGTCGGCTTCATCGCCCTGCTGTTGTTGCCGCAGGGCCGCCGCATGCTGCGCGATCCGCGCGTGTGGGTGGCGCTGGCGGTCGGGGTGCTGGCGTGGCTGCCGCTGCTGTCGTGGAATGCCGACAACCAGGATGCCGGCCTGAAATTCCAGGTGGTCGAACGCCACCCGTGGGCGTTCGAATGGAGTGGCCTGTGGTTCCTGGTGATCCAGCCGATGCTGGTCACCCCGATCCTGTGCATGGCGATGTGGAAGGTGGCGCTGGCCGGCACCCGTAGTGGTGGCGGTGCGCGTGCGCAATGGCGCTACTTCGGCCTGGTGGGCGCGGTGTCGACCGTGGCGATCTTCGGGCTGGGCTTCTTCACCGATGTGGAACGCATCAGCTTCCACTGGCCGCTGCCGGGTTATCTGGCGCTGCTGGTGGCGGTGCCGGTGGTGCTCAACGGCTGGCCGCGCTGGCTGCGGCGCACCGGCTGGTGGCTGGCCGGTACCGGCCTCGCACTGGCCTTCGGCTACTACCTGATGGCGTCCACCCCGAGCCTGCGCGAGCAGCTGGCCGGCGACAAATACTACCCGCGCAATTTCGCCGGCTGGGAACCGCTGGCCGCTGCGGTGCGCGACGAACTGTCCGGCATGCCCGAAGGTACCCGGGTGCTGGCCGGCAACTTCAAGGTGGGGGCCGAGCTCGGCTTCCAGTTGCGCGATCCGTCCATCGAAGTGCTGCGCCACCCGCTCAACGACAAGCACGGCCGCAGTGCCCAGCTGGGGCTGTGGGGGCTGTTGCACGATGGCCAGCGCAACGCGCCGATGCTGCTGGTGCTGTCGCCCAGCGACCAGCGTTACCGCGACCTGCTGCAGCGCTACCACGCGGTGTGCGAGCAGGTAGGCCCGCTGCCACCGCCGCGGGTGGTCAGCAACGATCATGGCTACCAGCGCTTCCTGCTGTTCAAGCTGCCCGCAGAGCGTGCGTCCGGGCCGTGCGTGACCCCGGCGATGGCCTGGATCGATACGCCCCAGGCCGACGCAACGGTGGCGGGCGTGGTGGAAGTACGCGGCTGGGCCTTCAAGGACGGGGTGGGGCTGTCGCGGGTGGAGGTGCTGCTGGATGGCAAGGCCGTGGCCGAGGCCGAGTACGGTCGCCTGTACGACATCACCAGCTTCTGGACGAACTCCAACGACCCGCAGCACCCCAACGTCGGCTTCAGTGCACGGATCGATACGCGCGGGCTGGCACCGGGCAGGCATTGGCTGGGGCTGCGCCTGCATGGCCGCGATGGCAGCGTGGAAGCCTGGCAGGAACAGGTGCTGCAGGTGCCCGCGCGATGA
- a CDS encoding histidine triad nucleotide-binding protein, which translates to MSQDTLFGKIIRREIPATIVYEDDEVLGFKDIAPQAPVHVLFIPKNEAIPTLDDVQPAQAHLIGKLALAAAEYARREGFAQNGYRIVMNCREDAGQTVFHIHLHLLAGAPLGHFGTANG; encoded by the coding sequence ATGAGCCAAGACACCCTGTTCGGCAAGATCATCCGCCGCGAAATCCCGGCCACCATCGTCTACGAGGACGACGAGGTGCTCGGCTTCAAGGACATCGCCCCGCAGGCACCGGTGCACGTGCTTTTCATTCCCAAGAATGAGGCGATTCCGACGTTGGACGACGTGCAGCCCGCGCAGGCGCACTTGATCGGCAAGCTGGCGCTGGCGGCAGCCGAGTACGCGCGCCGCGAAGGCTTCGCCCAGAACGGCTACCGCATCGTCATGAACTGCCGCGAGGACGCCGGGCAGACCGTGTTCCACATCCACCTGCACCTGCTGGCGGGCGCGCCGCTGGGCCACTTCGGCACGGCGAACGGCTGA
- a CDS encoding AAA family ATPase translates to MLTDVVRQALRSAQDQVNGLVLGKAHEVRLAFVALLSGGHLLIEDLPGLGKTTLAHAMASSLGLGFQRVQFTSDLLPADVLGVSVYDAASRQFQFHPGPVFTHVLLADEINRAPPRTQSALLEAMAEQQVTLDGVTHPLPDPFFVIATQNPVDLSGTFPLPDSQLDRFLLRLALGYPNAESERELLRGTDRRHLIAQAQPRLDDTQVRTLREAARQVHASDALIHYVQALLTRSRQHAGVRVGLSPRAGLALLHAAKAHALLLGRTHVVPEDVQTLFVAVAGHRLVPEAEASTGPALARAILQTVAVD, encoded by the coding sequence ATGCTAACCGATGTAGTGCGACAGGCCCTCCGCAGCGCCCAGGACCAGGTCAACGGACTGGTGCTGGGCAAGGCGCATGAAGTGCGGCTGGCGTTCGTCGCCCTGCTGTCCGGCGGTCATCTGTTGATCGAGGATCTGCCGGGTCTGGGCAAGACCACGCTGGCCCACGCCATGGCCTCCAGCCTGGGGCTGGGCTTCCAGCGCGTGCAGTTCACCTCGGACCTGCTGCCTGCAGATGTGCTCGGCGTCTCGGTTTACGATGCGGCCAGCCGCCAGTTCCAGTTTCATCCCGGCCCGGTGTTCACCCACGTGCTGCTGGCCGACGAGATCAATCGCGCGCCACCGCGCACGCAGAGCGCGCTGCTCGAAGCGATGGCCGAACAGCAGGTCACCCTGGACGGTGTCACCCACCCGCTGCCCGATCCCTTCTTCGTGATCGCAACGCAGAACCCGGTGGATCTGTCGGGCACCTTCCCGCTGCCCGACTCGCAGCTGGACCGCTTCCTGCTGCGGCTGGCCCTGGGGTATCCCAATGCCGAATCCGAACGCGAACTGCTGCGCGGCACCGACCGCCGCCACCTGATCGCACAGGCGCAGCCGCGGCTGGACGACACACAGGTGCGCACGCTGCGCGAGGCGGCCCGCCAGGTGCATGCCAGCGACGCACTGATCCACTACGTGCAGGCACTGCTCACCCGTAGCCGCCAGCACGCCGGCGTGCGCGTGGGGCTGTCGCCCCGTGCCGGCCTGGCCCTGCTGCATGCGGCCAAGGCGCATGCGCTGCTGCTCGGTCGCACCCACGTGGTGCCCGAAGATGTGCAGACCCTGTTCGTGGCGGTTGCCGGCCACCGCCTGGTGCCGGAGGCCGAAGCCAGCACCGGCCCGGCACTGGCCCGCGCGATCCTCCAGACCGTCGCGGTGGATTGA
- a CDS encoding DUF3488 and transglutaminase-like domain-containing protein: MTEPTSPTLASSARHWTLASAALGLLPLLLQLPDLLAAIIALVALVTAAAARQRVLPAVLRVALVLCMLAAIYWQMGARPGRDTGCALLAAMLALKSSELRSLRDARSLLGFALFAPFAAFLLDQGPTTMALAVVAALTALLTLQRLAHAEGQAPSPRLGGALRGVGKLVALGLPLALAGFWLFPRLSQPLWGIPDRAVGTPGLSDHMEPGQWLDLMADDAPALRVQFFGAVPAAEQRYWRGPVMTRFDGRRWEQDDAARQRSPAAVTHSAVRWDYQIDYEPTDRRQLVALDLPLQAPAGSTLDGAHSLRSTARLTTLTRWRLQSSPVATYQDALSPYERQRALQLPAGFNPRTAALARQWRSEAGSDDAAIVARSLDWIRARFAYTLETPLPGRDGVDEFLFNQQAGFCEHFSSAFVVLMRNAGIPARVVTGFAGGVRNPYGDYWVVRRMDAHAWAEVWLPQRGWVRVDPTAAVAPERIYDTLEDRLQQGGAATLQSRWLQLGQASDWLRRGWNDLVLSFDANRQQQMLRPLGIDTLEPSQLIAVFTVFALATLGWMAWLLSRGERERDPLLRAWHRLGRRYARLGLARDSAEPAGRWAQRVHQQRPDPALLSLSSRFVLARYAGADVDLTSLLRDLRRHRPSSGASP, translated from the coding sequence ATGACTGAGCCCACGTCCCCCACCCTGGCTTCCAGCGCGCGCCACTGGACCCTGGCCAGTGCTGCACTGGGCCTGCTGCCGCTGTTGCTGCAGCTGCCCGACCTGCTCGCCGCCATCATCGCCCTGGTCGCGCTGGTGACCGCTGCGGCTGCCCGTCAACGCGTGCTGCCTGCGGTGCTGCGCGTGGCACTGGTGCTGTGCATGCTCGCCGCCATCTACTGGCAGATGGGCGCGCGTCCCGGCCGCGATACCGGCTGCGCCTTGCTGGCGGCCATGCTGGCACTCAAATCCAGCGAACTGCGCAGCCTGCGCGATGCACGCAGCCTGCTTGGCTTTGCGCTGTTCGCGCCGTTCGCCGCGTTCCTGCTGGACCAAGGCCCCACCACGATGGCCCTGGCCGTCGTGGCCGCGCTCACGGCGCTGCTGACCCTGCAGCGGCTTGCCCATGCCGAAGGCCAGGCGCCCAGCCCGCGCCTGGGCGGCGCGCTGCGCGGGGTGGGCAAGCTGGTCGCGCTGGGATTGCCTCTGGCGCTGGCCGGTTTCTGGCTCTTCCCGCGCCTGAGCCAGCCGCTGTGGGGCATCCCGGACCGCGCCGTGGGCACGCCCGGTTTGTCCGACCACATGGAGCCGGGGCAGTGGCTGGACCTGATGGCCGACGACGCGCCTGCCCTGCGCGTGCAGTTCTTCGGCGCCGTGCCCGCCGCCGAGCAGCGCTACTGGCGCGGCCCGGTGATGACCCGCTTCGATGGGCGCCGCTGGGAACAGGATGACGCTGCCCGGCAACGGTCTCCGGCGGCGGTGACGCATTCGGCTGTGCGCTGGGACTACCAGATCGACTACGAGCCCACCGACCGCCGCCAGCTGGTGGCGCTGGACCTGCCGCTGCAGGCGCCCGCCGGCAGCACCCTGGACGGTGCCCACAGCCTGCGCAGCACTGCCCGCCTGACCACGCTGACCCGCTGGCGCCTGCAGTCGTCGCCGGTGGCCACCTACCAGGACGCGCTCAGCCCCTACGAGCGCCAACGTGCGCTGCAGCTGCCGGCAGGCTTCAACCCGCGTACCGCCGCCCTGGCCCGGCAATGGCGCAGCGAGGCGGGCAGCGACGACGCGGCCATCGTCGCGCGCAGCCTGGACTGGATCCGCGCCCGCTTCGCCTACACCCTGGAAACGCCTCTGCCCGGTCGTGATGGCGTGGACGAGTTCCTGTTCAACCAGCAGGCCGGCTTCTGTGAACACTTCAGCTCGGCATTCGTGGTGCTGATGCGCAACGCCGGCATTCCCGCAAGGGTGGTCACCGGTTTCGCCGGTGGCGTGCGCAATCCGTACGGCGACTACTGGGTGGTGCGCCGCATGGACGCACACGCCTGGGCCGAGGTATGGCTGCCGCAGCGAGGCTGGGTGCGGGTCGATCCGACCGCCGCCGTGGCTCCCGAGCGCATCTACGACACCCTGGAAGATCGCCTGCAGCAGGGCGGCGCCGCCACCTTGCAGAGCCGTTGGCTGCAACTGGGGCAGGCCAGCGACTGGCTGCGGCGCGGCTGGAACGACCTGGTGCTGTCCTTCGACGCGAACCGCCAGCAGCAGATGCTGCGGCCGTTGGGCATCGACACGCTGGAACCGTCACAGCTGATCGCCGTTTTCACGGTCTTCGCGCTGGCCACGCTAGGCTGGATGGCGTGGCTGCTGAGCCGTGGCGAACGCGAGCGCGACCCGTTGTTGCGCGCGTGGCACCGCCTGGGGCGGCGCTACGCCAGGCTTGGCCTGGCGCGTGACAGTGCCGAGCCCGCAGGCCGCTGGGCCCAGCGCGTCCACCAGCAGCGGCCAGACCCGGCGCTGTTGTCGCTCAGCAGCCGTTTCGTTCTCGCGCGCTACGCTGGCGCGGACGTCGACCTCACTTCATTATTGCGCGACCTGCGCAGGCATCGCCCGTCCTCCGGAGCATCCCCATGA
- a CDS encoding YbaB/EbfC family nucleoid-associated protein, giving the protein MRGNIAQLMQQAQKMQENLQKAQEDLAKLEVTGSAGGGMVSVTLTGTKECRKVRIDPSILGDAEMTEDLVAAAFNDASNKIDAESKNRMGSATAGMQLPPGMKLPF; this is encoded by the coding sequence ATGCGCGGCAACATCGCCCAATTGATGCAGCAGGCCCAGAAGATGCAGGAAAACCTGCAGAAGGCCCAGGAAGACCTCGCCAAGCTGGAAGTTACCGGCAGCGCCGGCGGTGGCATGGTCAGCGTGACCCTGACCGGCACCAAGGAGTGCCGCAAGGTGCGCATCGACCCGTCGATCCTGGGCGATGCGGAAATGACCGAAGACCTGGTCGCGGCCGCCTTCAACGATGCGTCCAACAAGATCGACGCCGAATCGAAGAACCGCATGGGTTCGGCCACGGCGGGCATGCAGCTGCCGCCGGGCATGAAGCTGCCGTTCTGA
- the dnaX gene encoding DNA polymerase III subunit gamma/tau translates to MSYLVLARKWRPKRFAELVGQEHVVRALSNALDSGRVHHAFLFTGTRGVGKTTIARIFAKSLNCEQGTSADPCGQCPACLDIDAGRYIDLLEIDAASNTGVDDVREVIENAQYMPSRGKYKVYLIDEVHMLSKAAFNALLKTLEEPPEHVKFLLATTDPQKLPVTVLSRCLQFNLKRLDEDQIQGQMTRILAAEEIESDPTAIVQLAKAADGSLRDGLSLLDQAIAYAGGALREDVVRTMLGTVDRTQVAAMLDALADGDGVRLLQVVAALAEFSPDWSGVLEALAEALHRIQVQQLVPGAQSDGEGIDAAAFAQRLRPEVVQLWYQMALGGRRDLYLAPSPRAGFEMAVLRMLAFRPAAAVPPVPRDPGNGTEVNNGAGSPAQGSGMAAAPVAVAAAPVARVAPPAVTPVAPVAAVAVPVVAPAAAPAPESPRPTPPPAAQPAPEDDLPPWHQAGAEERDEALAAELASPDAAMVAPWEAPPARPPAPAPVVAPAAGARPQGIAIAPSASVADADAAAPIALSSPEAWLELVAQSQLNGPSRQLAAHAAFISFQHGILKLAVSPGFEYLCSDRSLAALTDALSGPLGQTPRIVIEHGNAEAETLHQRSDRQRGERQQAAEAAFMADPQVQVLIQQHGARVVTDSIRPFDE, encoded by the coding sequence ATGTCCTATCTCGTCCTTGCCCGCAAGTGGCGTCCGAAGCGTTTTGCCGAGCTGGTGGGCCAGGAACACGTGGTCCGTGCGCTCAGCAATGCGCTGGACAGCGGCCGGGTGCACCATGCGTTCCTGTTTACCGGTACCCGCGGGGTGGGCAAGACCACCATCGCGCGCATTTTCGCCAAATCGCTGAACTGCGAGCAGGGCACCAGCGCCGACCCGTGCGGCCAGTGCCCGGCCTGCCTGGACATCGATGCCGGGCGCTATATCGACCTGCTCGAGATCGATGCCGCGTCCAACACCGGCGTGGATGACGTCCGCGAGGTGATCGAGAACGCCCAGTACATGCCCTCGCGGGGCAAGTACAAGGTCTACCTGATCGACGAAGTGCACATGCTCTCCAAGGCGGCGTTCAATGCGCTGCTGAAGACGCTGGAAGAGCCGCCGGAGCACGTGAAGTTCCTGCTCGCCACCACTGACCCGCAGAAGCTGCCGGTGACGGTGCTGTCGCGCTGCCTGCAGTTCAACCTGAAGCGGCTGGACGAAGACCAGATCCAGGGCCAGATGACCCGGATCCTGGCCGCCGAGGAGATCGAGTCCGACCCGACCGCGATCGTGCAGCTGGCCAAGGCCGCCGACGGCAGCCTGCGCGATGGCCTGTCGCTGCTCGACCAGGCCATTGCCTACGCGGGCGGCGCGCTGCGGGAAGACGTGGTGCGCACCATGCTGGGCACGGTCGACCGCACCCAGGTGGCCGCCATGCTGGACGCCCTGGCCGATGGCGACGGCGTGCGCCTGCTGCAGGTGGTCGCCGCACTGGCCGAGTTCTCGCCCGATTGGAGCGGCGTGCTTGAGGCGCTGGCCGAGGCGCTGCACCGCATCCAGGTGCAGCAGCTGGTGCCGGGCGCGCAGTCCGACGGCGAGGGGATCGATGCCGCCGCCTTCGCCCAGCGGCTGCGCCCGGAAGTGGTGCAGCTTTGGTACCAGATGGCACTGGGGGGCCGACGCGACCTGTACCTGGCCCCGAGCCCGCGTGCGGGCTTCGAAATGGCCGTGCTGCGCATGCTGGCATTCCGACCGGCCGCCGCGGTACCGCCGGTGCCGCGCGATCCGGGTAACGGTACCGAGGTGAACAACGGCGCCGGCAGCCCCGCGCAGGGCAGCGGCATGGCCGCAGCGCCAGTGGCGGTGGCGGCTGCACCGGTCGCCCGGGTCGCCCCTCCCGCAGTCACCCCGGTGGCCCCGGTAGCGGCGGTGGCCGTGCCCGTGGTTGCCCCGGCTGCGGCGCCGGCGCCGGAAAGCCCGCGCCCGACGCCGCCCCCGGCGGCCCAGCCGGCGCCTGAAGACGACCTGCCGCCGTGGCACCAGGCCGGTGCCGAGGAGCGTGACGAGGCGCTGGCCGCCGAACTGGCCAGCCCCGACGCGGCCATGGTGGCCCCGTGGGAGGCGCCGCCGGCGCGTCCTCCCGCACCGGCCCCGGTGGTGGCGCCGGCAGCCGGGGCGCGCCCGCAGGGCATCGCCATTGCGCCCTCGGCGTCGGTTGCCGACGCGGATGCCGCTGCCCCGATCGCCCTTTCCTCGCCGGAAGCCTGGCTGGAACTGGTCGCCCAGAGCCAGCTAAACGGCCCCTCGCGGCAGCTGGCGGCCCACGCGGCGTTCATCAGTTTTCAGCACGGCATCTTGAAACTGGCGGTATCGCCCGGATTTGAGTACTTGTGTTCGGACCGTTCGCTGGCGGCGCTGACCGATGCGCTGTCCGGGCCGCTGGGACAGACCCCGCGGATCGTGATCGAACATGGCAACGCCGAGGCCGAAACGCTGCACCAGCGTTCCGATCGCCAGCGTGGCGAGCGGCAACAGGCGGCCGAAGCCGCCTTCATGGCCGACCCGCAGGTGCAGGTGCTGATCCAGCAGCACGGCGCGCGGGTCGTGACCGATTCCATCCGTCCTTTTGATGAGTAA
- the recR gene encoding recombination mediator RecR, with amino-acid sequence MSLPLLEQLIEAFRVLPGVGQKTAQRMAYHVLERERVGGQKLAEVLAKAIERIGHCVQCRDFSETETCAVCANGSRERQQLCAVESPADRLAIEHATGFRGVYFVLQGRLSPLDGVGPRELGLDQLEARLKQGEVQELIIATSATVEGEATAHYLAQLARAHKVRPSRLAQGLPLGGELEYVDRGTLSHAFGTRTEIQE; translated from the coding sequence ATGAGCCTGCCCCTGCTCGAACAATTGATCGAGGCCTTCCGCGTGCTGCCGGGCGTCGGCCAGAAAACCGCCCAGCGCATGGCCTACCACGTGCTCGAGCGCGAGCGTGTGGGCGGGCAGAAGCTGGCCGAGGTGCTGGCCAAGGCCATCGAACGCATCGGCCATTGTGTGCAGTGCCGCGATTTCAGCGAGACCGAGACCTGCGCGGTGTGCGCCAATGGCAGCCGTGAGCGGCAGCAACTGTGCGCGGTGGAATCGCCCGCCGACCGGTTGGCGATTGAACATGCGACCGGTTTCCGCGGCGTGTACTTCGTGCTGCAGGGGCGGTTGTCGCCGCTGGACGGCGTGGGCCCGCGCGAACTCGGCCTGGACCAGCTGGAGGCCCGCCTGAAGCAGGGCGAAGTGCAGGAACTGATCATCGCCACCAGCGCCACGGTGGAAGGCGAAGCCACCGCGCATTACCTGGCGCAGCTGGCGCGCGCGCACAAGGTGCGCCCCAGCCGGTTGGCCCAGGGCCTGCCGCTGGGCGGGGAGCTGGAATACGTGGATCGCGGCACGCTGTCGCACGCGTTCGGCACGCGCACCGAAATCCAGGAATGA
- a CDS encoding DUF58 domain-containing protein: MRRGWGDRWHTLQLLARPRQPEALPRRLDRRRIYVLPTRFGMFVTTVLVAMLLGALNYNNNPALLLALLLATVAIASTISAHLQLSGLQIDAVSAEPVHAGQPMRLRISLSRPDARARRGLELALDQAVAFGHLLDTDQIEVDLMLPTVRRGWFDLARIRISTTQPLGLVRAWSWVWPDAPLLVYAAPERQAPALPESGGDPLHTRVHASGDELHQLRPYRAGDPTRSIAWKHSARRDTLLVREYEKPVGVDVLLDWRQLSALPVEARIARLARWVDLAERDGRRYTLQLPGQPVLGPGNGSAHHHLCQRALALMPHD, translated from the coding sequence ATGCGCCGCGGCTGGGGAGACCGCTGGCACACGCTGCAGTTGTTGGCGCGGCCACGGCAGCCCGAAGCCTTGCCGCGCCGGCTCGACCGGCGCCGCATCTACGTGCTGCCCACCCGCTTCGGCATGTTCGTGACCACCGTGCTGGTGGCGATGTTGCTGGGCGCACTGAACTACAACAACAACCCGGCACTGCTGCTGGCATTGCTGCTGGCCACCGTCGCGATCGCCAGCACCATCAGCGCGCACCTGCAGCTGTCCGGGCTGCAGATCGATGCGGTATCGGCCGAACCGGTGCACGCCGGCCAGCCGATGCGGTTGCGGATCAGCCTGTCGCGGCCCGACGCACGCGCACGACGCGGCCTCGAACTCGCCCTGGATCAGGCGGTGGCCTTCGGCCATCTGCTGGATACCGACCAGATCGAAGTGGACCTGATGCTGCCCACCGTGCGACGCGGCTGGTTCGATCTGGCACGCATCCGCATTTCCACCACGCAGCCGCTGGGCCTGGTGCGTGCCTGGTCGTGGGTATGGCCCGACGCACCGCTGCTGGTCTACGCCGCCCCCGAACGACAGGCGCCCGCCCTGCCGGAAAGTGGTGGCGATCCCCTGCATACCCGCGTGCATGCCAGTGGCGACGAGCTGCATCAGCTGCGCCCCTATCGCGCGGGCGACCCGACGCGCAGCATCGCCTGGAAGCACTCCGCACGGCGCGACACCCTGCTGGTGCGCGAGTATGAGAAGCCGGTTGGCGTGGACGTGCTGCTGGACTGGCGACAGCTATCCGCGCTACCGGTCGAAGCACGCATCGCGCGGCTGGCCCGCTGGGTGGACCTTGCCGAGCGCGATGGCCGCCGCTACACCCTGCAGCTACCCGGGCAGCCGGTGCTGGGACCGGGCAATGGCAGCGCCCACCACCACCTGTGCCAACGCGCACTGGCGCTGATGCCGCATGACTGA